GAGCTGATACGTGCGGAAAAATCAAAGGTTTAACCAGCAGAGCTCGTTATGTGTCTCCTAAATGAACGTGTTGGAGCTGCTCCGCCAGCGCGTGCCCCGCTGCTGCGTGCCACTGAGAGCACGCACCTGTCGCGCTCGCGCTCGGGGTGTGAGCGCATATGGAAGTGGCAGGTGGCGAGAACGTGCGCCGCTCGCGCCGTTCAGCCCACTTAGCGCCAGAGCTGCTCGCGTGGCCCGCGGACACGCTGCAGCTTCCCGCAAAACAGGGCGACTGTCAGTCCAAAATATTTATCAGGCTGAATTAATGTGATTTGTGTCGGTGTTGGTGCGTTTTTTGATTTTACTCTGAAAATGTAATGACAAAATTGAACTTATTTTGTAGATAAGCAATATTTTACTTTAcgataaaataaatgaaataaagatatTTTGCATACATTTCTATATCTTTTACTTTAAGGTCGTTGTTACTTTTTTCCTCAACaacttaaataaaataaagtaaagtaaagtaaagtaaagtagcTGCTACAAGGGCAGATTTTGTTTATATCACGTACAACGtgacaaaaagtacaaaatatcGGCCTACTGTCACTATGGAAGTATTAATCCAGGTAaagtattgttgttgttattcgCTTGTGTCTATTATTAGGTGTATTTCCGCCTTTAAttattaagaaaaagaaaaggggaaaaaagaccTATATAGCCTAGGTATAAATATTGACTCAtttccttttaaatgttttggcaCGATGCCTATTTATCTGTcctaataatgataataatatcaTCATCATATAGTTTTAGAGGAGTGTTTTCTTCAGAGGCTATAGAACAGGCCTGAGTCTGGCAGTTAAGTGATAAACTGTGTGGACTGACTCCTCCTAAAGAAATAAAAGTTCGTCCTTGTCAGGGTTATTAAGTGATTACCTGCCGCCGCCTCCACCTTTGCAACATCACCGcgttgctcttttttttttttttttactgtgtctATTCGTTTCCAGTAGAAACCAGGACGCGGAGGGCATCCCTGAACAAGAGTgcttcattaaaaacaacaaagacacagaaaaagctcCACCTAACTGCCAATAGCAGGGCAGAGGACGGTGCTTCCCGCTCCGCCGTCCGCCCGGGGAGAGTATTTAGGAGCGGAGTCCGTCCAGGAGCGCAGACAGCAGGTGCACCGGGCAGCACCGGGTCCTCACACAGGCTAAGAGGGAACGGCAAGATGTTTTACTCATTTAAAGGAAATTGAAGATGCGTCTGAAAAGCGGGGATTCAAACGACTGGGTGAGTGATTTATGGAATAATGCTAAAAAATTGTGTAAAAGGTGTTTCCTTATCACCTatgacctgctgctgctaccaGGCAACCACTTCAAACTCTACACACATGGCTGCGTCTGTCTGGTTGCAGCcacaaatctaaaaatatggTTATTTTACTATTAAAAAGCTCATAAAGCAACAGTCATTCACTGCTATTCATTCTAACAGCAATATAATAACCCCCAAGCTTCTGAATAATTGGTTGAAACTTGGGATTCCTGTCATTTTGGGGAGTTTGGTTCATTCTGATGATAATGTGCACCACCTTGACTGAAGCCTTTTTGTTCTCAGGACAATATGAGCAGGAGGCTGACAGATTTTACAGGAAAGAGGAGACACTGTCCCATCAAGGTAAGAGGGGAAACATGCATGAAGGCAATCAGCACTTTAAGGCTAACTGTGGCGGCTGCATCCTCCCCTCCCGCCCCTGAGCTGGTGGTGACAGTGTGGCAGTgtactgctgctggctgtgctTCCTGATTGACAGCTGTCAGCTGCACTCCCCACTGCTGCCACCAACTGACCTCCAACATCCTGCCCACACCGCCGCTGGCCCCACTCTCATTCACCTGagagactgagactgagagGACATTAAACTCCACATTCAGCTCAGCAAGGTCTAGACCATGCATTTGAATACACAGCAGGCCTGTGAGCTGTGACTGGTTGGGAGGCAGTGTAATGTTAGCTGACGGTTCTGTTGCCAGCTCACACTGCTCTGCTACCTCAACAGTTATATTTGACTGCACTGACTGGTTTGGTACTCATTCAAGTCAAGAGGCACAAGCATCCTGCAGGATTTTGAGATGTTTAGAGACTTTTCACAAGAGAAAATGAGGTTTATTATGAAGTAGAGGCAACTTCAGCAGATGGTTTGCTTACTTTTAATGATTGAGCTCCTGGTATCGCCTAATAGCACTCACTGTTTTTCAGCTCTCTGATCGTGGGTGGCTGGTAGGCAGTGTCTTGTTAGCTggttgattgtgtgtgtgccagcttACCTGCTGCTGCCCTTCAGCTGTCCATTTAAATCCACTCCAGCAGGCCCAGAAGGCTTTACAAAATTTACAAAAAAGCAGGTTAGCTTTCAGCAGGTTAGCTTTCAGAGCTGCGGTTGTGCTTGCGACGAGAgaagcatttctttcttttttcggggtttttttaagaaaatatatTCAGACTGAGAGgtgcaacaaacacactgaaataactgtTATAAACTGTCCAATAACAAAATCAGCAACAGGATGCAGAATATCAGCACTAATACGCTGTTAATTAAGTGGCTCTCACCATTTTCCATtgctttaaaacataaaaacataaaaaaaaaaagatgttgagCATGTGAAAGCCACatgacacagatacaggaaatgactcaAATGAGCCCTCTTCTGTCTCAAGTGTCTCTGGTGGCATCTagaggtgaggttgcagattgcaaccgACTGACCCTTCCTATCAGTGGccacacaaaatacaaaaaaacagaaagctgcACTCTAGAGTCAgtacttatgaatattatattccatttctggAAGGCTGGacctttaaatgaaataatcGTTGCTCTCAAATCAGTCAAAATGGGCCAAAATGATATGCTTCACCTTTAGAGATCAGATTTTAATGTAAACATTAGCAATAGATGGTACAAAGTACAGACTAAGCCTCGTGAAATCCAACACTTCAATGGTTAAACAatccttcagctgcagcagtggtcATTATCAGGACAGTTCATCATGATTGTCATCATTAACCACAGGATggttcccacacacacacacacagacacacacagtctgactcCCGTGGCCTTTGTGGCTAAAGCTAGTGGATCTCTACGTCCTGCGTGTTCCTGGATCGAGACGTCACGCGGCCACGCTCGCCATGACGAGTCCAGTCATTCCTCAGACATCCCACAGGCATCCCCAAGCGTCAGTCGACACGCTCTGTCATAGCTCCACCCGCTTCTTCAGGATGATTTCTCGCACCAGCGCCGTAGCCTCGTCCCGGACGCTCTCCATGGGCTCGTCCGTTCGCCAGAACCGCACCACCTTCCCCTCTGGGTTCACCAGGAACTTCCAGAAGTTCCACTTCGGGATTTTCTTAACAGAATCTGAAACAGGGCACACGAGCAGACACTCAGTCATCCCACAGAAGAGACCAAACCAGAAACTCTGACGATGATCCAGAGATGATCATCAATCCTCCGGTAAATACTGATTATCAGTGggggaatgtaactaagtacatttacttaagtaccAAACTTAAGTATATATTCAAGGTACTTTTCCTGAGTAtctccattttatgcaacttaatacttgtactccactacatgtctctgacagctttagttacatCATCAGATTTTAGATTTTCACACTCAttctgtccagtgaaaaccacgtatctccacaTTTGGTgattgtgaatgtgaatgtttctgataaacttcttaagataaataaactaCTTAAAacccctcttggattagctggaatATTCATtatcaaagctgaaaacaggttgTTTCTCTGAGCTCAAGAAGAGTTGACATCTTAGAGACACAAGGTTCTAACAGGACGGCGACACTACAAACATAGGATGATCTTATGGAATctgatgcatcgctgtagattaaactactactactactactactactaacagAGTTTATAAAAAGTTTAAATGAGCTCAATATtaattaacagcagcagtaaaatgcaacacacacattaatgcacctTCAGATAAGATGTAAAACACGATGAGGGAGCATTTTACTGCATGCTGAGTACTTtcaatactttaagtacattttgctgatgatactactgattttacttcagtaagggtttgaatgcaggacattTTTCTTGCAGCGGAGCCTTTTCCCAGTGTGGTGTTAGTACTTCAGGGGATCATCTGAACTTAAAGGAAAAGCAAATAGAGACAGTAACCATAGTGATCATAGTGATGGCTGACTGTCCCCTCTaaaatgcagtgcagcagcCAGATGTGGCCACATGTGTTTGCGCGGACCTGTGAGGAACCTGAAGGCAGGGTCCGCCTCTGAGCCCATTATTTTGATCCTGCTGAAGAAGGGGAAAGTGACGCCGTAGGTGGACTTGGCGAAAGCCTCGATGTCCCGACTGGCCCCGGTCTCTGTGTCCCCGAACTGGCCGCAGGGGAAGGCCAGGACGTTGAAGTGAGAGGTGCCCAGCTCCCGGTGCAGAGCCTGCAGAGACCTGTAGTTCGCCTCCGTCTGCTCGCTGTGACTCGCCACGTTTACAACCAAAGACGCCTgtgcagaggagggaaaacgGGATGAAATTATGCCCTCAGAAAAACTCTAAAAATACTTCTGATGCACTGAAACCCGCACTCAGCTGACACTGGACAATCAGCTAAAAACTTGCAGCAGTTTCTTGTCAAAGTGAAACGACTGGTGATGATGTGGACTTACTTTTCCTCGGTACCTCTCCAGAGAAACCATCCTCCCCTTCGCGTCTTTGACCTCGAAAGAATAAAAGTCCGCAGGTTTTCTCGGCTTCAGCAGCTGCgtctgcagcaggaacaaacaGCCCACACCGACTGTCATGCTCAGCAGGACCGTCAACTTCTTCGCTTTTGGGTTGGAGGACCTGGCAGGGTAGCCCCCTAAGGCCTCCATCTTGGAGGGGGAAGAACGAACCGAGGACTGGAGAAGGGGCTCCTGCCAAAAGTCTTGGTGAAGCTCGTTATGCCGCCATACCGGAAGCTGGGTGATTGCCCCTTCAAAATAAGAGGAAAACTAAAACGTGTTGTTTTTCAACCAAAGAAGTGCACAACCTTTTTCGGATACACCAATAACTGGGTCATATTCCTCAGTCgaaaaaatcacttaaatatAAAGAATTACCATGATTATATTGAACCATTTCTACCAACAATCTGTGTtcccaaatgaaacaaaaagtgcGTTTTGTCCCTCTGTAAAGTTTCCActgaaagaggaagtgagacagCATTTTTCATCAGCATTAACTAATCTTTTAGTTGTTTTGCTAAATATGTATTGATTGATTACACAAATGGCTCATAGGatgagaaatgaatgaagtgatgacattttatatccaaaaggtcaaaggtcaacttcactaTAAcgtcataatgttctgcaaaacaCTTTTGTGGCCATTATTCAACCATGACTCAGGAATAGAAGGAGGGATTGtcaccatatttcacatttggtcagatactgaattggtgatACTAATCTTGGTTGCCCACCTGGAAACTGTAACAATACTTTAGTGTAAAAttactctgttacaagtaaaagtcttgaATTTAAAATCTTACtttaataaaagcacaaaagtatCAGAATCAAAATGTggactaaataaaaaaaaacactcattatGCAGgatttttcagaaaatgtataTTGCATTACTGGATTATATTTACTGATGcataaatgtgtacattttgcAGTTGGTAGAGGTGGAGCTAACTTGAAAATATAATTATCCATCCAGCAAGTTATTGGCAATAATTTAGGCTTGTGATTTTTGATGATTCAGAAAGGACTTATAGAGGAGCTTCATAAAACATTTACTTTGTGTATTAGTGGACTGgtattaaaatacaatttaaagtGTATGATAGCTTAAAGTCATCCTTTGGACTGGAACTGGAgggaattttattttatttttaaatgcatctgaATGCTTTTGCTGTGAAAGTTTGAACCGGAAATTTCTTTCTTTAAGTTGCTTACTTGACACTAGTGAAGTTATGCGGTTTTAAGTTAGTAGAGTTATGAAGTTTGAGTCAGTTTATAGTATTTTGAGACTACTTAGGCTTCTTATTGATTGataatcatttattatttttttttatctcctcaGGGACGAAACGACCTCCATCACGTCTCGTACAAACGCTTCAGGAGGCGGATCGTCCAGGGGAGCGGCCGTGAGGGTCCTGCTGCGAGTACACCGCTGGCCACTGGGCGGCAGTGTGAGCCCAGCTTTGAGTTTGATCCCGTCTgtcagaggctgcagctggattCCCCACCCAGACACCATGAGCCAGAACAGAGGGACCTGCGGGGAAGCCTCCAAggtaaacaacaaacaagttCACAGAAGAATGTGGAAGAcggaagtgtgtctgtgtgactgagagCAGCCGcccacacaaacatctgcagcatgCACCTTATCAGAGCTGTGGTTCATATGAAGGCACTGAAACTCAGTTTACTCAAGTCACTTTTAAAGTCTTTACACTTAACTTGgctatttccattttatactaCTTTATACCTCTACACCTGAAATATTCTATGTTGTCCTGCAGAACATTTGTTTCACAGCTATAGTTATTTACTTTTCAAAAATGTTACGtcatataaataaacatatgCAGTATGCTAAATTACAATGCACTATTAAAGATTAAACTTTAATACGCTCACGCTTTTGGCCAGTGAGCCCAACAGAAAATCACTATAGTGTCGCTGTGGCTGCTTGTCATGTTTGAGATGTTCAGCTGTTCCACCACAGAGCgacatttcccctctaaacttctcaTGTGGTTTTATTTCAAGAGCTTTCTTCTCACAACCTCTCAGCTTTATCTTGTGGCCCATCGGAGGGGCCTGAGCCCTAGACCTAAAGTATGTGACTCAATAAGAAGTAAAAAGggctccacctccagcagcaccaccgGTGACGCttcagtattaacaatctaGTAAAGtatatatgttatataataACGTATCATGAttttctgcaaaacaaatacatttacttCTCATAGTTTAAGAAGAAGTTGCATCACAGCTGAACAGGTGGTGCTGCAGAGTCGGCATCGGCCCCCAAATCAGTGCAATGTTGTCTGTGATATCATCTTGTGCCAATCAGAGGCAGCGTCGGCAGGAGGCGAGTCCCGTGACGTGGCTGTCACACCACCGAAGACGCCACGCACCATCACTGCCAGGAGACGGCCTGCCACAGAAAATGCCTCAGAACAGGTTTGTGTAGGAAACTTTTGGGTTTGGCGCTGTCATTAGATCTGATAACATGTATCATAAGAGGGCGAAACAAAGGATGATCTGCAGGCGGCATTTCTTTCATACATCATCGCATCAGTGATAGTGTTGAAGACTGAGACGGAGAATAAGACACACTAAGCAGCATCTGGTTTCTTATTGTTCTCTGGAAGCTTCAGTTAAAATATGGTCAAACTGTATGTCAGAAAAACTGCACAATCATTGCTGTGACTGATGTTTGATCaagagtgaataaaaacataatgtaaaCGGCTAAATCTGGAAAGGATAatccatttgttttgcagggATTTGTGTGGCGAGCTGCAGTTCAAGAACATGCAAATACTCGACGGGCTGGTATGGCTTTTCTTTCACTGTATTCTTACAGCACTTcaggacacacatacacacacacacacgcgcacacacacagacacagggaagCAGCTGGTTATCTGAATGATAAAGCAATGCAGGATGATGTCATACCAAGAAACGAGAACTAGAACTGCttttgagcagctgaaactgctGGAGGATTCTGGGAGGtctgtgctcgtgtgtgtgattgcattgTCTGTGTCTTATGGAGGTCTGGAGATGTTTAGTAGaaagaaaatgatgtttgaacaggaaacaacatggCAGTTTGATAGAAATTATTGTTCAAGTCTCTGTTGGTGGCAAAGAGTTTCAGCTTTGCTGCTTCGGACGTGAAACTTTCTGCGTGTGTTTACTGCACTGTGATTTATAGTGATATGTTTACGTTGCAGTTTCTGATGAGAGACGTACTGATTTGCAGCCATTTGCTGTTCTGGACAAAACCTCTGTGAGTCTGCAGGGAAAGCCGTTGATGAAGCTGGCGGCACCATCGCTGCTGAACGACTACTGTGAGCAACAAATCCTGCGTTATTCTCACCGGAATAAACGGAACccatgttctttttctgtttctgtgttttaaaggtAAAGATGGTATTGTTTTCCTGAaggtcaacaaatcccatgaaaagaccaaacagACAGCATGTTCCACCTTACATCAATACTTTTCGGCTTATacgtaaatctttaaaaacaggtcactaaaatgcagttttatttaataTAAGATGCTCAGTAATTCCCTAAAACAGATGGCCACTGTAGTTTGTAGCAAATGCTATTTAAACAGGAGGAAGTAGTGTATTTGTTgcgggactattttcagctgtgcatGAATACACATTTGGGGCTGTATTGggtttttacagcagcagaactATGTGTGGTATATGACTGAGAATAAACTACTGCTGGTAAAGCTCAATGAAGgataacacacgcacacacatgcaaaataatcTTTgcctgtcagagtgtgtgtgcttgcacgAATTTCTCActacaacataaaataaaccagcaacacacacatcattttacATCCAGTGTAGGAGCACGTAAAGTAGAGGCTCATTTCATGCATTGATATGTGTAGAATACTTGCAGTGACTCATCAGCTCAGGACCTGTGGGTGCATCAGAAAGGTCACCAGCCACCATCACCTGCACCGAGGTCAtgctctctgtatttctgtcgTGGATTTGACGGTTTTAGCAACTCTGGGAAAGTTAAAGTTTCACATATAAAGCTATATACattatgtgtattttatttgtccAAATTGGACTGTTTTTAGGCTGGCACAATAATAATTTTGGTTTCTGAAACTTATCTGACAGTGGTGTGGCCTTGAAGCTTATTGTTGTCGTACTTGTCTCGTCAGACACAGcacagcctctgcagctcttctctcttttccgTCCCTTCAGACACCAGTCTTCTCGACTGCAGTTGTAACGGCATGATCGCATTAGCCCTGGGCTCTTCTGTTTACCTTTGGAATTCAGAAACTCGTGCCCCGGTGGGACGTTTGGACCCGAGCCCGCAACCAGGAGCGTCAGACCTTCGGTCcatctcatgtctgtgctggAGCAGAGGTGGCAGCGCTCTCTGCATTGGGACCAGGCGAGGGGAGATACAGGTACAGGCTCTGGAGCTTAAAGTAAACTGGGCTGTGAAGGAGGGGGAGGTGTAAGAGCAAGTTGAATGAGCAGGCTGACAGTT
The DNA window shown above is from Chelmon rostratus isolate fCheRos1 chromosome 5, fCheRos1.pri, whole genome shotgun sequence and carries:
- the gpx8 gene encoding probable glutathione peroxidase 8: MEALGGYPARSSNPKAKKLTVLLSMTVGVGCLFLLQTQLLKPRKPADFYSFEVKDAKGRMVSLERYRGKASLVVNVASHSEQTEANYRSLQALHRELGTSHFNVLAFPCGQFGDTETGASRDIEAFAKSTYGVTFPFFSRIKIMGSEADPAFRFLTDSVKKIPKWNFWKFLVNPEGKVVRFWRTDEPMESVRDEATALVREIILKKRVEL
- the LOC121606214 gene encoding cell division cycle protein 20 homolog B-like; this encodes MNVLELLRQRVPRCCVPLRARTCRARARGVSAYGSGRWRERAPLAPFSPLSARAARVARGHAAASRKTGRLKLKMRLKSGDSNDWDNMSRRLTDFTGKRRHCPIKGRNDLHHVSYKRFRRRIVQGSGREGPAASTPLATGRQCEPSFEFDPVCQRLQLDSPPRHHEPEQRDLRGSLQEAASAGGESRDVAVTPPKTPRTITARRRPATENASEQGFVWRAAVQEHANTRRAVSDERRTDLQPFAVLDKTSVSLQGKPLMKLAAPSLLNDYYTSLLDCSCNGMIALALGSSVYLWNSETRAPVGRLDPSPQPGASDLRSISCLCWSRGGSALCIGTRRGEIQLWDVERKQNVRSLPSHSSVVRAISWKQQLLSSGSALGRIHHLDPRAPAPLVGAAVQKEGICSLEWSPGGDWLASGSTEGLLCIWDSNVTGLTGSHQPVTTMKQPSAVKAMGWCPWQRKTIATGGGWKDGELRMWDADSGTCLTSANTNSQVCSLRWAEKKRCLLTGHGLPQHHLTCWTWEFPSLSPTHQLTGHSQRVLHLALNPDSTQIFSAGADQRFHIWDM